CGATACACAAGCTGGCGGCAAAGGTacaggcagggagtaggcagagtagtcgtagacaggcaggaggtcaaTACACAAGCTGGTGATGGTCGTCTGGTGGAATCCTGTAGTCACaggaaaacaagataagcacagacaaaacaacagagCGTATAACTTGATATTGTTTGGCTGGGGCAACGTAGCACGTACAAATGTGGGTCCATGATCTGGCAGGAACAGGTTGTCAGAGCTCCTCAGAAATACAGCCGTTGATGAGTCAAGCAGGAACAGGTGCGTGATAGGTGATCGGGAACAGTTGGTGCcggctctactccaaggagTGACGCCACGCCCCCTAAATCGTTACCCCGACAAACGGGAGAAACCAAAACAAGGAACCTCAAGGAAGggaggacgtgacagtaccccccgcCGATGGACCACCCGGCGCACCAGGACAGTACGGGTTAAAGTCGCACAGTACCCTGGGGTCCAGGATCTGGCGCAGAGGCAACCAACACCGCTTCTCCGGCCAGTACCCCTCCCAGTCAACAAGGTACTGGTAGCCCCGCCCCCGCCGGCAGGCATCCAGGATCCGGCGCACCGTGTAGACGGGACCCCCACTGACCCACCGAGGGGGGAgcggaagaggaggaggaggcagcagagggctGAGGAGGACCGGCTTCAAGCAGGACACGTGGAACGCAGGATGGACCCAGAGGGACCGGGGCAACTTGAGCCTAACCACCACAGGGTTGATGACCTTGTCTACCACAAAGGGACCGATGTATCTGGGGGACAATTTCATAGAGTCGGTCTTCAGAGGCAGATTCTTGGTGGATAGCCATACCTTATCACCCACGGCGTAGGCGGGTGCTGGGACACGGTGGCGGTTGGTGTGCCATTGATACTGACCCGCCGCAAGGAGAAGCGCCACCCGGGCCCTATGCCAGGTCGGGTGGCAGCAGCGTATGTGGTGCTGGACAGATGGAACAGTCAGGTCCTTCTCCTGGGAAGGAAACAGGGGTGGCTGGTAGCCACAGAGACACTGGAAGGGGGACATACCTGTGGCGGCAGTAGGAAGAGTGATGTAGGCGTATTCCACCCACGGCAACTAGGCTGCCCAGGTGGTCGGGTTGGATGAGACCAGACAACACAACGCGGTTTCCAGCTTCTGGTTCGCTCGTTCGGCTTGACCGTTGGTCTGGGGGCGGAACCCGGAAGACAGGCTGACCGTGGCTTCGATGGCAGTGCAGAAGACTTTCCAAACGGCCGAGGCGAACTGGGGGCCCCGATCGGTGAGTCCAGCGCCAGGTATGACCAGGGACGTTGAGGGAGGGGCAGGGGAAGCAGGAGGCCCGCACTGGGCCTGTTGGAGCCCTTGTTCCATGAACAGGTGGCAACGTACTACTGAGTGTCCCTCCCCATCGCCGTCTGAGGAAGGACATGGTCCGTGCCGTACCGGGGTGACATGTCAGCCGAGAGGCGTGTGCCCATTGTAGCACCGTCGGATGTATGGCGTCAGGACGAAGAGACGGTCAGGAAGACCGCTGCCCGGACCCGGGTCGTTCCGGAGGGCAGccagcacctcctcctccaccttccaaaGCACGGCCCTGATGATGCGTCCATTGGGCACAATGGTGTCGATTAGAGCACCGGCGTCCTGCCTTTCTTCAGTGAATGCGCGAGACAGAGCGTCAGGCTTCACATTCCGGGAGCCGGGCCTGTAGGACAACGTGAAATTAAAACGTTCAAAGAACAAGGCCCACCTGGCTTGACAGGAATTGAAGCGTTTTGCCGTTCTCACGTATTCCAGGTTTTTGGGGTCCGTCCATATCTCCAACCAATGCTGCCACTCCTTCAAGGCGAGTTTGATGGCGAGCAGCTCCTGATTGCCCACATCGTAATTGGCTTGGTGGTTGGGGGGCAGCCACACGCCTGTAGTTTCGGATGAAAAGtctgtaaaagttggtgaaccCCAAGAACCGCTGCAGTTGCTTCCTGGTATCAGGTCATGGTCACCCCAGGACTGCGTCAACTTTTTTCTTGTCCATCCTCACTTGTCCCTTCGACACGATGTATCCCAGAAAGGTGACGGTGCGGGCATGGAATTCGTACTTCTCTGCCTTGCAGAATACCTTGTTCTCCAGGAGTCGCTGGAGGACCTGCCGGACGTGCTGGATGTGTTCGGCAGGTGTTTTGGAGAATATCAGTATGTCGTCTAGGTAGACGAACACGAACCGCCCCAGCATATCTCCCAGCACATCATTGACCAGGCATTGAAACACAGCTGGCGCGTTGGTCAATCCAAAGGGCATAACCAGATATTCGAAGTGGCCTAGGGGGGTGTTGAACCCAGTCAACCATTCATCCCCCTATCTGATCCTGACCAAATGGTAGGCGTTACGCAGGTCAAATCTGGTGAATATCGCTGGTCCTGTGCGTAACCAGTGACAACAACCTGCCATCCAAGGTGGTTGCGTCAATGGCCTCCTCCAAACGGACAGTCAATAGCCCCAGCTGTTCCACCAGTGTGGCGTCGATGAAGCTGTCGTCAGCACCGGAATCGATCAGGGCCTAGGATGGCCGCCccgctttctttctctcctccgttCCCTGATCCGATTGTCACCCGCATGGCCAGGGCATTGGTGGCATCTAACCCCATGGTCTTGGGATACGAGAGGAGTTCGTCCTTCAGCTGTTCGCTGGGACCGTTGTTGAACCCCGCCTGTAACGCTTCTCAGTTTCATCCGTTTTCCTCCGCCAGTGTACGGAATTCAACCGCGTACTCCGCCACGCTGCGGACACCCTGGTGGAGCGCGAACAGCCGTTTGGAGGCATCCCGGCCACAGACCAGGTGGTCAAACACTTTTCTAATCTTGATCGTGAAGGCGCTGTAGCTCTGGGTGTACGGGCTCTGTCGTTCCCAGATGGCTGATGCCCATTTCAGCGCATCGCCTCGGAGTATACGAAGCGATGCGAGACCGCATTGCAACAGGAAGGAACGACAGAGTCCCATATCCCCATCGTATCTCTCGAGCGTGGGAACCCATGGTCAGCACAGGTaggaacccaaacgcagaccgGACGAGTGAGgtgcaacaaaatgtatttattgtgagTGGGGAAGATtggggatggagaggggttgAGTCGAGGGCAGGAGCAGGTGCAgagtagtcgtgggcaagcaggGGGGTCGGTACACAAGCTGGCAGCAGAGGTATAGGCAGGTAGCAGGCAGAGTAGTTGTGGACGGGCAGGAGGTCGATACACAAGCTGGCGGCAAAGGTacaggcagggagtaggcagagtagtcgtagacaggcaggaggtcaaTACACAAGCTGGTGATGGTCGTCTGGTGGAATCCTGTAGTCACaggaaaacaagataagcacagacaaaacaacaagcGTATAACTGGAGATTGTTTGGCTGGGGCAATGTAGCACGTACGAATGTGgatcaacgatccggcagggatgggtcgtcagggctcctcagaaatacagccggtgatgagtcaagcgggaacaggtgcgtgaaaggcgattgggaacaGCTGGTGCcggctctactccaaggagTGACGCCACGCCCCCTAAATCGTTCCCCCGACAACCGGGAGAAACCAAAACAAGGCACcgcgagggagggaggacgtGACAGACAGAGCATAAAAAAAATAGACTCTAACTGTGATGTGGACCATGCTGTTAAGTCTCAATATGCTTTGACAAAGTTGAGTATGTGAAATAAAACTAAAGGGGCGTTATTATGGAGCACAATGATTATCATCCCTATTTTACAGGCACACTGGTTTTACTGTCTCCTGCCTGGAGTAGTTAGTTTACAGGCCTGAACTCACTGTAAAATCTGGATTAGATAACAAATGAAGGAGCGCTGACCCCCCTACACTCCTCCCAACCTAGCAGAAAACTTTTTGTGGAGAGGTGGGAATCCTCACCATAGAAGATTCATGCCTACTTGGGCAACCTCAGACCTCCCTAAATATAACTTCTTCCAGATACCTGGAGATTAGATTATGACCCTATTTAGACTACAAATATTTCTTGGTGaaaacaatttcatttcatgacatttaaataatatgtaaatataattttctatTCACACTAGCAATGAGTTACTCTCACTGCACTGTAATGAAAAACACATGCGAGGTCAGCACTTTGACCAGACCGCTGACCGGAAAGGTGTATGaactcactgacaatgttgcTACCTGGAAACGAATGTGGTACTTTCTGCCCAAAAAGTGCTGTTGCTTGTGAATTGTTTTGGTACCAGTGTGAGAGGTTTTTAAGGAGGGAgagctttttttcttctcacaAATGTGttccccttaattttttttgttttggttatgtttaaattttttgatgtttttattaaagGGAAACAACCCATGTCTGTGTCATTCCTTAGcgttttatttgtttacttaACAAAAATAACTGACATCTTTTCGGACTCAAAACGGATTGCCATAGACATCCTGTATTTCTCCTCTCTtactttccccctctccctctcctcactcttcctttctttctctggctcactctctccctctgacatGTGGTTGTGAGGGTGCCTGAGGGTTTGAATAACTGTCTGGTGCCAGGCTGCTCAGCCCTAGGGCCTTGTGGGAGATGAAGTAGAGGTCAGTGAAGGAGGTGGGGGCAGGGGAAGGGGGGGGAGAGCAGAGATGTGGGGTGACCAGGAGGTCTGCGtggcagagggaggagaagcACCGAGCACAATGATCCCACCAGCCAGACCGCTACCTGACCTTGATCACTCCATCAGCATTTCTGTCACGAAAGAACAAAAGAAAGAACGAAAGACCAAAAGAAAACAAGTAGGCTGGATAGCTTAGATAACAAACTAATTCCATAGAAAGAAAGCTAATTGccttgataaaataaaataaaaagtaagtTTGTTCTGAAACCATGAATCCTCTGTGTGTAAAATATAACCAAAGTAGATTttagtaaaataaacagaaatctcACAATGTCAGTAAGCCCGGAGCCATGTTCACTGTCTAGCTGTGAGACCACAGCCACGGTACAGCCAATGTAACTGTTGAGACCCACAGGCAGATGAAAGGGAAGTCACCCCACTGGGATGAGACCCTGGCGGGGGTAAGAGAAATGGAGGCTCCCTGGGTGGTTTTCCCTGGACCAAGGATCTGGttgtgattttgtgttgtggaCTGTAAGCTGTGGCGGTCTCCTCTTTTTTCCCAGAAAGCCTTAGGTAATGTGGCCGGGTGATGAAAGGGTCAGGGGAGGCTCCAGTTGTAGTGTCCTGAGGGGGAATCCtgctgagggaggggggtgaggaggggaTCCTGCtgagggagggggtgaggaggagacCCTGTCgagggagggggtgaggagaAGACCCtgctgagggaggggggtgaggaggggaTCCTGCtgagggagggggtgaggaggagaccctgctgagggaggggggtgaggaggagaccctgctgagggaggggggtgaggaggagaccctgctgagggagggggagagagaaggggatcCTACTGAGCgaggggggtgaggaggagaccatgctgagggaggggggtgaggaggggaTCCTGCtgagggagggggtgaggaggagaccatgctgagggaggggggtgaggaggagaccctgctgagggaggggggtgaggaAGGGATCCtgctgagggaggggggtgaggaAGGGATCCTGCTgaggcagggggagagaggaggggatcCTACTGAGCgaggggggtgaggaggagacCATGctgaaggagggggagagagaaggggatcCTACTGAGCgaggggggtgaggaggagaccatgctgagggaggggggtgaggaggggatcctgctgagggaggggggtgaggaggagacCCTGCCGATGTAGTGGGGTGAGGAGGAGACCCTGCCGAgggaggagtgaggaggagaccctgctgagggaggggggtgaggaAGGGATCCtgctgagggaggggggtgaggaAGGGATCCTGCTGAGGCAGGGGTAGAGAGGATGGGATCCTACTGAGCgaggggggtgaggaggagacCACGCTGAaggaggggggtgaggaggggatcctgctgagggaggggggtgaggaggagaccctgctgagggagggggagagagaaggggatcCTACTGAGCgaggggggtgaggaggagaccatgctgagggaggggggtgaggaggggatcctgctgagggaggggggtgaggaggagacCCTGCCGATGTAGTGGGGTGAGGAGGAGACCCTGCCGAgggaggagtgaggaggagaccctgctgagggaggggggtgaggaAGGGATCCtgctgagggaggggggtgaggaAGGGATCCtgctgagggaggggggtgaggaggagaccctgctgagagagggggagagagaaggggatcCTACTGAGCgaggggggtgaggaggagaccatgctgagggagggggtgaggaggggatcctgctgagggaggggggtgaggaggagacCCTGCCGAGGTaggggggtgaggaggagacCCTGCcgagggaggggggtgaggaAGGGATCCTGCTTAATGAGGGGGGTGAGGAAGGGATCCtgctgagggagggggagagaggaggggatcCTACTGAGCgaggggggtgaggaggagaccatgctgagggaggggggtgaggaggggatcctgctgagggaggggggtgaggaggaTACCCAGCTGAGCgaggggggtgaggaggagacCACGCTGAGGAagggggtgaggaggagaccatgctgagggaggggggtgaggaggagacCCTGCTGAGGGAGGTGGGTGAGGAGGGGACCCTGCTAAGGGCGGGGACCCtgctgagggaggggggtgaggaggagatCGTGCTGGACCTTTACCCttccaaaatgaaaacaaacaaacacagcagttCTCTGATTTAATCTGGCAGGCAAAATAGCCATCATCAGGCACACTAAAGAGAGCAGTA
This sequence is a window from Esox lucius isolate fEsoLuc1 chromosome 17, fEsoLuc1.pri, whole genome shotgun sequence. Protein-coding genes within it:
- the LOC117592909 gene encoding proline-rich protein 36-like, which codes for MVSSSPPSSAWSPPHPPRSAGIPSSPPSFSVVSSSPPSLSRIPSSLPLPQQDPFLTPLPQQDPFLTPLPQQGLLLTPPSAGMVSSSPPSLSRIPSSLPLPQQDPFLTPLPQQDPFLTPLPQQDLLVTPHLCSPPPSPAPTSFTDLYFISHKALGLSSLAPDRFHQTTITSLCIDLLPVYDYSAYSLPRYDGDMGLCRSFLLQCGLASLRILRGDALKWASAIWERQSPYTQSYSAFTIKIRKVFDHLVCGRDASKRLFALHQGVRSVAEYAVEFRTLAEENG